ATTACTTATTTATCGTGGTGATTTTGTTTACACTGTTAGACAAGTGACATCGCGATGCGATAGAGCTGTGGGATGACCGAGCTCAGAACGAGTGCTTGAACGCATCAAAGGTTCAGTCTGAGTTGTGTCACACGGAgcaatggaggaaaaacaaggGGCTGCGGACGCAAACTTCACCCCAGGTACCACGAAAACTGTGTTTAACTGAGTCCCCAGTGCGGTGGTACATATTATAGttaataaataaaagacaatatCCCCAGTAGGTGCTTTCATAATGGTACTGTACCTTTAGCAGACTGCACAGCCAGCTGTTTAGCGACTAGCAACAACtctgtgattaaaatgtacaGATTTAAGTGACATTGctactttttaattaaaaatctgATGTAGAATCTTTTATACACATACCTGGGTCACATTGTGACTACTGGAGTGGTAATTTGGGTAAAACCATTATTGGTGAAACTGACACTTTGTCACCCAGTTCTAAGTAGCTATAATCTTTTCcagacacaataaaacactgtaTTTTACATGAACATTAACATGATAGCAAGAACTGAAATCACTGTGGTTTTTGCTGCAAACTCATCTGCTTGTATCATTTACGTATTGAAATTCACTCTCAGATTCACCCTGATAAATATGTGTACTCTACTCACATGTGTTTGGTTTCCTCTGTGATGTAACTGCATCAAGTCCATATAATTCAGTTAATCATTAATCTTTGTGCTTTGTATTTCTTCAGATCCAGGGGGGGCTGGATCCTCACAAGATACCCTGCCTGACCCAAGCCCAGAGAGTATCACCAGCAGACAGCTGACTGAGCAGAGCCGCTTTGCCTATGCCGCTCTGTGTGGCGTCTCCTTGGGCCAGCTGTTTACTGGATCCGAAAACAGGTAGGTGAAGGATCAAGTCTCTTTATAGCAGTGTTCTTCACAGCAGTATCACTGCAGTGGGCTGtgatgaaaagtgctttatttcTGCCTTCTCTTAGTGTGTTTAGGGAGCAGTACCTGCAGGGCCTGGTTCGCTGGCTGGACCTGGATGATTCTGTGATGCCGGTGATGGGGGCTTTTCTGTCAGGCCTGGGCTTTGAGGGCTCGGACACTTTCCTCTCCATCCTACAGGCTGAGCCGCTGCTTGCTCAAGGGTCAACCCCCATCATTCAGGTGCATAAAAAGACATGCAAGTCAAAGACTACTTGTGGGATTTCATTATAgcaatggaaaagaaaatgcaaagtgATCAAATTTATGTAATGCTTGAATAAAGCTACATAAATTTAGACTCAGACATATTAAGCATATAAAAAGATAGCTTCCCGCACCTCAGGTACAGAGCCAGGATCTTACAGGAACAGATGGCCCAGAAGAAGATAAAATGAGGTGCATAAAACTACCACCAACAACgtaaaataaaacataacaaaacagacaattcaattcaaatgaacaaaaaacagcCTTAAATTGACAAAAATTACATAAAGAAAAGATATGTAATCCCAAAGAGACACAACCACCAAGCAAAATGCAAAACTAACTTCAAGATCTCACCTAATAACtttcaaaatcaataaaataacaaCGATTAGAGGTattctgaataaacaataaatcaatCTACCACAAAGGAAAATAATACTTTAAAACTAGGCATGATTCGCTGTCTTGTTATCACCACTTCTGCTGAGCATTTTTGCAATaggtgtggggtgggggggtaaaTCACTTCTTCGTAACTTCATAACTTCCTCATAACAATTAAAGTCATgttggattgaaaagaaaaaatattcttGATAGTAAAACTCAGTCATTTAATTGTAAACCTGTACATGCCCACATTGCCTCATGTTAGGTGGTCATTTTTGGCtgactgctgcttttcatgGAATATTCTTAAtggctgctgagctcagtccacagAGAAATTCAAAGAACAGCAGTGAGCCTGcttgatgtttttcttgtgaaaaTTTAGGCGTTTCTGTACATAAAGCCCTGCAGCAGATGGACATTTTACACTCAAAATTTTGCACTGTAGCTCATTCACTAATTGTATTATACTGTATTTAAAAGTTCTAAAAAGTGTGTTTCTTTTCCAGTTGAcaaaatttaaatgtattttatgatTACTGCTAGAAAGCAACTTCAAATAAGACAAGCTGGGAACCTACACTCAACTGAGAGATTTTAGTGTAATCATCTGTTCAGCTTTGTGGTTGTACCTCATACACACCCACATAACCAGAATCATGGAAACACCTCTGAATAGAGTGAATACTGATGCTGGTTCCTGTCGTTTCACAGTCTCTGTCGTACTTTACCCAGTTTAAAAGCCTGCATAGAATGTTCATGCAAGCGTTCTTTCAAGTTGACTCATCATCGACTGAAACTAGTTAATCCTATCTTCAGATCTACCAGCACGCTTATTTTAACCACCTCTGTCTTTGTGTTCCAGGATCTGGTGTCATTTTCTGTCAAAGATGGTAGGATAGATTCTTCCAATAACAAACTATTTACAAAGCTTGTATAAATTCAGAAACGCTTCCTCCTTTACATCTTTTATtctctgtctgctgtgtgtttagGTCAATATGACTCCAGAGCTCGGGTTCTCATCCGTCATGTGGGCTGTCTGCTCCGAGTCTCCCCCCATCAGCTGGAGGAATTTGAGGAGACTCTgggagagagactgagggagggcGGGGAGGAAAGCGAGTATGTACCACTCACTTAACTATGAACGCGagatggtttgtttttttaaatctcacacTGCCCCTACTATTTAAAATGACTACAATGGGAATCTGTCATGTGTTACCCAGGTTAGTTTCTGGGTGGCACGCATGAATAATTAACTAAATATTGTTCTAGATATGCAATTTCTGAGCATGAAGCAATGATGAAGAATTACCCTTACAAAAAAACCCTTCCTGACCgttttgttcagtgtttctgtgatcTGTCTCTGTTTGATAAGAGAGGAATCTTCTCGGCGCCGCAGGAGAGAGCGAGGCAGGAAGTTACGGCGCTACCTGCTCATTGGGCTGGCCACTGTGGGTGGAGGAACTGTGATCGGTGATTCTTTTTAACACAGCTCAAAGCTTTCTCCTCCGTACACTCATTTGTTTTTGAACTGGTTCGTCTTCCAGGTATTAGGTCTGACCTTGTGTTCTTGTCTTCTGCCCTGACTGCCCCCCCTCCTGCCTCTGCCAGGTGTGACAGGTGGCCTGGCAGCCCCGCTGGTGGCTGCAGGCGCCGGCGCTGTGCTCGGGGCTGGTGGTGCTGCCGCTCTGGGCTCAGCCACTGGCATCGCTATCATGGCCTCGCTGTTCGGAGCAGCCGGAGCTGGACTGACTGGTGAGCAGGCCGACCGCATCAGATGAACAAATACTAGAACATTTTCACCAAACCCTTCACTCAAACGCCTCGTTTCTACAGGTTACAAGATGAATAAATGTGTCGGGGCGATAGAGGAATTTCAGTTTCTCCCTTTGAACTCTGGAAAGCATCTTCATGTCACCATCGCAGTGACTGGTTGGCTCTGCAGTGGTAAATACAGTGAGTATTCGGCTGTGTCATTGTCACTTTAACTACTGATATCACTGCCATATCAGTAATGATATGATATGATGATATGATATGATGCACAGTGCATCATCTAAATCCATAAGACACAATACTGTCTGAATGCCTCCAGTGAAGACATAACCGATGCTGCTGCTCTAAACTTATTAACATCAAATGTTGGAGAGATTCATTGTAGAGAATTTTATGTTTGAAAAAACACTTATTGGCtggaaacacatttgttttgcatCAGTTGGCAAAGCATACTATTCCCTACACATGATTCTGTTTATATGTTTACCTTCGGTGCTGCAGGGTGCATTTGTTGCAGAGATCAGTGGggatcatttttgtttttactgagaTGTAAACAATTATCCTGATCAACGTGCTGGATATGTATAAAGTGTGTGCAGAAACCACAGCAGATACTTTCACGTTTGAATGAataaagcaggtgtgtgtgtgtgtgtgtgtgtgtgtgtgtgtgtgtgtgtgtgtgtgtgtgtgtgtgtgtgtgtgtctgatcaAAATGCAGCTCACAATGTCAGAAATCCAAGCGAATCAACTGTCCACCTGGAATTATGCGAACCGCTCATGTCCTCCATTAACAGTAGAGTGACGCAGATCCGTAGCCTCTTCGCGTACGAGCACAGTTTTGTCATCTTGTCCGGATTAAAGCAGCGCTGCTGTGTGGCAGGTTCCTTCCAGGCGCCGTGGGGCAGCCTGGGGGACTGCGGCGAGCAGTACTGCCTGGTGTGGGAGTCCCGTTTCCTTCGGGATCTGGGCTCGGCCATGGCCTCGCTGTTGGATGGGCTGGTCAGCATGATGGCCCAGGAAGCTCTCAAGTACACAGTGCTCTCAGGTAGGAGAGGAAGGAACCGCCTGGATACAGGAGTCTTTCTCCTGAGCCGTGATTTCAGTTTCTGTGTTGGTCCTCGCTTCCCTCTGCATTCATACAGCTGTGCACGCTCTCTCCGTTCAGGCATTGTGACCGCTCTGACGCTGCCAGCCTCCCTGCTGGCGGCGGCCAGCGTGATTGACAACCCGTGGTGTGTTTGTCTGAACCGCTCGGCCGAGGTGGGAAAACACCTGGCGCAGGTTTTGAGAAGCAGACAGCAGGTACCTCTGTTCTGTTAACACGCTCTTATAACCACCTGGCACTCCctaacatttattttgaatacacGTTTACATTCTACAGGTCTCTCATATTATTTTAGCTTTTCTTAACGTTAACTGATAGATAATAGATCTCCTGTGTGTTCACATCATAGTTTGTGCATTTGCATTGGATTCATTCAAGATATTATACTTATGGTCTTTATTCAAttcatgaaaatattaaaactaAATTTTGCATTGAAAAGCAAAGACAAGCTTTACATATGAAAGTGAAATACTGACATGCTACTgaagtcagcaaaaaaaaaacaacaacacacatttgATCATTTCTGCAAGGTCTGTTACCATGGTGTCTAATCCCATAATATTATTTGAACTCACTTCAATATAAACTTCACCCTGTGTATAACAACCTTTATTCAACACATCTTATTAACAAAgacactaaaagaaaaaaaattctgacaaCGCATATAAGTCTTCTCATACACTGCTGATATACGGTCTGTGATACCCACACATACGAAATCTAACTCATAGAATTACCAGACacagttacagtaaataaacaaaagGCCAATGAAATAAGCAGGTTGCCACTCGCAAATGTAAACACAGTGTTTTGAAGTTCTCAATTCTTATGAAGTGATTACAAACTAAAGAGCAAACCGGCAGTCATTTCACAAGAATGGATTTATTCAAACCTGAAAAAAGTGTaccatttatttacttattgTGCCGTCAGGACGAACAGAAAGGACAAACATGACTGTATGAGAAGAAATGAATTGATTTAGTATTGCTTTATCGGCAAGGCCACCGGACAAGACAcacataacaacaacaatattgCCGTTTGTATTAAAAACGATATTTGTCCAGTTCGATTCTTACTTGAACTAATAAATGATGCAGAGTTGAAATGTTTGTGTCTTTGCAGGGGAAGCGGCCCGTCAGCCTCATCGGTTTCAGTCTTGGAGCTCGAGTTATTTACTACTGTCTGCAGGAGCTCGCCAGTGACCAAGGTATGATGTCTATTTAGGCTGAACAGTGACCTTTCACCCCTCCACAAAgtctgaaagagacagagacactaAATCATTTCTACTGTGTCAGAAGTGGAGTGCAACTGAAGCGATGTGGGATCatgtaagtgtgtgttgttgggaCTGATCAGGCAGCGAGGGCGTGGTGGAGGACGTGGTCCTCCTGGGAGCCCCCGTGGACGGCTCCGAGAAGGCCTGGGAGAGAATGGCTCGAGTGGTGGCCGGAAAAATAGTAAACGGATACTGCAGGTAAAGACAGACCGTCTCTGGCCGTGTGGTGTGGGAGTTTTTGGTGAATTGTGCGTCTGAACTGTCCACATGTCAGAGGGGACTGGCTGCTGGGCTTCCTTTACCGCAGCTCGGCCGCACAGCTGTCGGTCGCCGGGCTACAGCCAGTCAACGTCCAGGATCGGCGCATCGTCAACGTGGATCTCTCTTCAGTGGTGAGTCACGGCTCGCATTCAGAGTGTAACCTCAATTTTGGGTCTGAACCTGCACCCATTCACATCTTTCACATCGACTCACAAAAAAAGCGGCAGTCGGAGGAGGAAATTTGAATGATCGCCAGCCAATTTATCTGGTACAGGAGTTTAGCCTTAACTGAGTCAATGCAACAGCTCAGCTGCCAGTCCTGCCTTTACAGAGATAATCAGGGTTAGCTTCGTTTCTGATCAGACTACCGCTGAGGTTTTATTTTACAGACATGTTCTACCGGCTTTTCATGTAGAATGTTGAACTGGACTGCCTTATATTACTGAAAGGTGTTTCT
The DNA window shown above is from Salarias fasciatus chromosome 20, fSalaFa1.1, whole genome shotgun sequence and carries:
- the tmco4 gene encoding transmembrane and coiled-coil domain-containing protein 4, coding for MEEKQGAADANFTPDPGGAGSSQDTLPDPSPESITSRQLTEQSRFAYAALCGVSLGQLFTGSENSVFREQYLQGLVRWLDLDDSVMPVMGAFLSGLGFEGSDTFLSILQAEPLLAQGSTPIIQDLVSFSVKDGQYDSRARVLIRHVGCLLRVSPHQLEEFEETLGERLREGGEESEEESSRRRRRERGRKLRRYLLIGLATVGGGTVIGVTGGLAAPLVAAGAGAVLGAGGAAALGSATGIAIMASLFGAAGAGLTGYKMNKCVGAIEEFQFLPLNSGKHLHVTIAVTGWLCSGKYSSFQAPWGSLGDCGEQYCLVWESRFLRDLGSAMASLLDGLVSMMAQEALKYTVLSGIVTALTLPASLLAAASVIDNPWCVCLNRSAEVGKHLAQVLRSRQQGKRPVSLIGFSLGARVIYYCLQELASDQGSEGVVEDVVLLGAPVDGSEKAWERMARVVAGKIVNGYCRGDWLLGFLYRSSAAQLSVAGLQPVNVQDRRIVNVDLSSVVKGHLDYMRQMDTILVAVGVPTKEVPGASLPLPQPVKDQISNKPQETETQSAAGEAGSRTQDSGEQMEEVADGWDIPDISDLLDSIHVTESDPSSSSPLSEEGAASGDAALDLNVRPDGEEEPDPDGEQVSWSWDDTHWTTEPSHG